GGCGTCGCGGCCAGTTGAATCCCCGCCGGCTGATGGGTCTTTCGTTTGGCCGTCGACAGCCGCGCCTCAACGCACGCCCCGAGGTTGGCCCTGAGCGGCTTGCCCGAACAGTCGCTGAAGACGAAATCGCAGAAGGATTCGAGATCTGCGCACGAGGATGTGAAGTTTGAAATGTCCATAAGCGCGTTAGATCAGGCTTCGACCAGGGCCGCAATCAAAATCGGAAGAATCAATCAAGCAGTATTAGGTGGTTGTGGGGCGCTCGGGTTCATGGTGTGGGTCGATTCGTGAGGGCGTTGGGGGGGGCGGTTGGGGTGGTGAGGTGCCGGGGCGTGCGGTGTGGGTCGATTTGTGAGGGCGTTGGGGGGCGTGCGGTTCAGTGGGCGTCGGTTTTGCGTTGGATGGCGCGGATGAGGCCGGTGAGGGTGCGGCTTAGCGGGTCGAAGGTCTTTTGGAGCAGTTCGATGTCGCGGGCCGAGAGGAGGTCGAGTTCGCTGGCGATTTCGAGTTGGGTATCCACCTCTTCCAGGGAGCCGCGGGCGTTGTAGAGGAAGCGCAAGAAATCCTTGCTCGTTCGTCGTGCCGCGCCCTCGGCAATGTTGCTGGGGATTGAGACGGCCGCGCGTCTTAGCTGTGCCGTCAGCGTGTAGCGCTCCTCCTTCGGGAAGTGGCGCGTCACCTGGTAAATTACCAGCGCAAAATCTCGCCCATAGCGCCAGGCATCCAGACGGTGGTGTGGTCGCTGCCGATCCTCGCGAAACCATTTCATATTCAAGCCCTCCGCCATTGAAACGCGCCCGATCTGAGTGGATGTATGAACAAAATACCATTCATGAACCGCCGGCGCCCCACAACCCCAACCCTGACAACGCGCTTAAAAAGCGCACCCCCCACCGCCCACACGAATCGCCCCACTCCGTGAACCGCCGGCGCCCCACAACCACCCAACCACCTAACCACAAAGCGCACCTCCCACCGCCCACACGAATCGCCCCGCGCCGCAAACCCCGACGTTCCGACACGTTTTGAATCCCTCGCCCTCCTCCGCGTATATAGGGCCACGCTCAAGCGACGCGTCATTTAAAAACACTGTCGAATCACCACGATTGAGACTGATTTGGAGAGGTTTGTATGAGCTGGAAGAAGACCCTGATCCTCGCCGCAATTTTTGGAGTGAGCGGCTGCACCCCCACCTATGTCTACGTCACCGAAGCGCCCCAGGAGCGCCCGGCGCAGGCCGAAGCGACTGGCGAGGCGCAGCAGGCCGCGACGGCCGCCGAAGAGGTCGACGCCGTCGAAGAGAGCGATAAGGCCGAAGAGGTCGCGGCGGTCGAGGAGCGCTCGGAGCCCGCACCCGCCCAGGCCCGCGGGCAGGCCGAGCGCTGGGAGTGGGAGCTTGAGGCCGGCGAGGAGCTGGAGCTTCAGTACAACGCCACGAGCGATATTGAGATGAAGGTGGGCGGACAGATGGGCGCCATGATGGGCCAGATGATGGGCGGGGGCGACTCGTCGCTCTTCAAAGATCGCGTTGAGATGAGCACCGCGATTCGGATGGAGGTGGTGGGGATGGCGCCGGATGGGCGCTACGAGCTGGCGTTCCATGTGGACGCGATGGAGATGCGCGGCCAGTGGGGCGGGGCGACGAGCCTCGACGACCTGCCCGCCGAGGTGCGCACCTTGCGGGCGTATATGGATCGCAGCGGGCGCCTGGAGTTCTTTGAGCGCGTGGTCGTCGAGATCACCGAAGAGGGCCCGACCGCCGTGCTGCGCTACGAGGTGGGCGACGACGGCATTTCGATGAACTCGTCCGCCAGCGCCAATGGCGTGGAGGTGAGCGCGTCGGCGAGCATCGACCCGAAGACCGGCCGCGTGAGCCTGCAGGGGGGCACCCGCCAGGTGGCGCCCACCCGGCGCACCCGCACCGAGGAGCAGGAGCGCCCGGTGCAGCACCTCGACGTGCTGCCCGTGCAGGTGCTCAGCCTCCTGGAGCTCCCCCAGGGCGCGGTCGCCGCCGGCGATGTGTTTGAGACGGAGTTCCCCGCCGGCACCGTCAAAGCCACCGCCGGTCCGAAGCAGCAGTGCGAGATGAGCTCGTGTGGCACCCTGCGCATCGAGCTCGACGTGGACAGCCAGCAGATGACCGACAACACCATCGCCACCGCCCGCGCCTACGAGGAGAGCGACGACGACGGCTTCGGCGATGATTTTGGCGACGACGACGACTTCTTCGACGACGAGTTTGACCAGGACATGGCCATGGTCGGCGCGGCCTCGCCGACCATGAAGTCCGAGGTGGACGCGACGACGGTGTTCAACGTGGAGGAGGGGCGGATCTACATGGTCGAAGGCACGTTTGGGAACGTGGCGGGGAGTCAGGGGGTGGAGATTCGGGAGAGTACGAGTTTCACGCTCTTCTTTTAAATACGCATGGGTGGGGGGGCGCTCGGGTTGGGGGGCGTGCGGTTCGTGAGGGCGTTGGGGGGGGGGACGCTTTGTGGTTACGTGGTTGTGTGGTTGGGTGGTTGTGGGACGCCGGGGTTTGCGGTGTGGGTCGATTCGTGAGCACGTTCGGGGGAGCGCGGCTGCGTGTGCGCAACTGTAAGGGCCCCCCTTGTGGGTGCCCGTGGTGTTTGTGATTGAGGAGTATGGCATGGCGAGCAGTTCGGGCGTGGCGGCGCTGGTGGTGATGGGGGCGGTGATGATGACGACGACCCTGGCGAGCGCCCAGGAGCAGTTTCTGGCGCCCTCGGCGTTGCGCGAGACCACGGTCAACACGCGGGTGCATGTCCCCGGCTTGCGCCTGGAGTACGGCCTCAATGACCGGATCGGGCTGGGCGCGGGGTATATGTATGCCTGCGAGTCGCGTTTTCCCTTCGCCGGCATGAACACCATGGTTCGGGCTGGCGTCGGCGTCGATGTTACCCTCGTGGTGCCCTCAAACTGGGAGGGGATCGAGGGGGGCACGCTTTACGGACGCGGCCGCCTCTCGGGCATGGGCCCCTTCGGGGGGCTGACCCTGGAGCTGGGCCTGGGCGTCGGGGTGGAGCACCTCGGGGTGGTGCCCGGCGCCACCCTCGGCGCGTACTATGCCGGCGAACACTTTGAGATCGGGTATTTCTACCAGGCCGTGCTGCAACACGACCGGCCGGCCTGGATGCCGGCGCATCATGTGGGCTTGAGGTTGCATTTGCCGGTTGAGGCGAACTGACATCCGTCGATTCGTGAGGCCGCCGGGGGGGTCGCTTTGTGGTCAGGTGGTTGGGTGGTCAGGTGGTTGTGGGACGTCGGGGGGCGCAACGATGGTCGATTCGTGAGGGCGTTTGGGGGGGCGCAGGGGAGAAGGCTGAGTCGTCGATTTACCCGCGTAAAACCGAGGATAGGTGGTCTGAGTCGTCGATTTACCTGCGTAAAACGTGAGGTAAGGGGTCTGAGTCGTCGATTTACCTGAGTAAAACGTGAGGTAAGGGATCTGAGTCGTCGATTTACCTGAGTAAAACGTGAGGTAAGGGGTCTGAATCGTCGATTTGCCTGGGTAAAACGCGAGGTAAGCGGGCCGAGTTGCCGATCTACCTGAGTAAATCGTGAGGTAAGAGGTCTGAGTCGTCGTTTTACCTGAGTAAATCACGAGCTCGGCTTTCCGAGGGCTGATCCGGGCACGGTGGGATAAGGGCTTTTGATCGTGCTTCCGGCGAAAAGCGAATCGAAAGGGCGGGGGCGCTATGGTAAACGTACGTAACTGTCACCCACGCGCCGTACCCGGGGAGCACCATGCCGTACAATCTTCAGCACCTCTTGAACCTCGTTCACGATCCCGATCCCACCTTCGACCGCGACGCGGTGCTCGCCTTTATCGAGCGATGGAAAGACGCCGGCGGCGCGGAGTCCCGCTACTCCCAGACCTTCTTCGGTGAGCTTTTCGGGCTTATGAAGCTCGACTTCGACATCCTGGAGGGGGCGGCCTCGGAGCGGCATGTGGTGTTTGAGGCGCCGGTGACGATTCCCGGCGAGTCGCATCCGAAGCGGATGGATGTGTACAGGGCGGGGCGGTGGGTGATTGAGGCCAAGCAGGGCTCCTTTACGCACCATGCTGCGCCGGGCCACGGCCGCCGGGGCACCAAAAACTATCAGGACCGTATGGAGGCCGCGTTCCACCAGGCGCGCCGCTATGCCGCGTATGCTACCGATGGGGTGCCGCCGATCCTGATGGTGGTGGATGTGGG
The DNA window shown above is from Lujinxingia vulgaris and carries:
- a CDS encoding four helix bundle protein — its product is MKWFREDRQRPHHRLDAWRYGRDFALVIYQVTRHFPKEERYTLTAQLRRAAVSIPSNIAEGAARRTSKDFLRFLYNARGSLEEVDTQLEIASELDLLSARDIELLQKTFDPLSRTLTGLIRAIQRKTDAH